Proteins encoded in a region of the Paenibacillus wynnii genome:
- a CDS encoding AraC family transcriptional regulator yields MPDTVHRRIVFTQEGGQHLPITLDSVGHNPEQEKVTRPDGYPVYHWIQTVRGEGNIYFENKTLNLRVGSGVLLLPHTPHRYEGVTADWQTYYLTFGGSSTRQIVEALGIKSSSLYRWENEAPLSDMLNGMLAWQEEHQDMFGLQASTDAYHFLITLSKYGQLHNNAAISRNIDKLQPLLKWMDLNFGDPDIGLYDLSTQLGVSGRYLNSLFMQTFGLSPYAYFVRLRMRKAKELLVSQPTTTVKTISQRVGFRDVSHFVATFRKQSGTTPEQFRRLH; encoded by the coding sequence GTGCCGGATACAGTTCATCGAAGAATCGTATTCACTCAAGAGGGCGGACAGCATTTGCCTATTACGCTGGACAGTGTGGGTCACAACCCCGAACAGGAAAAAGTAACCCGCCCCGACGGTTATCCTGTGTACCACTGGATACAGACCGTACGCGGTGAGGGCAACATATATTTTGAAAATAAGACGCTTAATCTAAGGGTAGGAAGCGGTGTGCTTCTGCTCCCCCATACCCCTCACCGTTATGAAGGCGTAACCGCTGATTGGCAGACCTATTATTTAACCTTTGGAGGCAGCTCTACTCGCCAGATTGTGGAGGCACTCGGCATCAAGTCCTCCTCTCTATATCGTTGGGAGAATGAAGCCCCCCTGTCGGACATGCTGAACGGTATGCTGGCTTGGCAGGAAGAGCATCAGGATATGTTCGGCCTTCAGGCCTCCACGGATGCATATCATTTTTTAATTACCCTCAGTAAATACGGCCAGCTTCATAACAATGCGGCGATTTCCCGCAATATCGACAAGCTTCAGCCCCTGCTGAAATGGATGGACCTTAATTTCGGGGACCCCGATATCGGCTTATATGATCTCTCCACTCAACTTGGAGTATCCGGGCGCTATCTTAACAGCTTGTTCATGCAGACCTTCGGATTATCTCCATACGCCTATTTTGTACGTTTGCGTATGCGGAAAGCGAAGGAACTGCTGGTGAGCCAACCGACAACTACGGTAAAAACAATCTCCCAGAGGGTTGGATTTCGCGATGTCAGCCACTTCGTGGCTACGTTTCGTAAGCAGTCAGGGACTACTCCGGAGCAATTTAGAAGACTGCACTAA
- a CDS encoding beta-galactosidase: protein MYNQVQIGVDYYPEHWDESLWETDIRLMKQTGVKVVRVAEFAWSRLEPTDGDFQLAWLDRVIDLFHQYGIQVVIGTPTATPPRWLTTNYSDVLPVFADGRIFHPGVRGHRCYNSPSLREYGSRITRKLGQHYSAHPAVIGWQTDNEFSMIDCHCENCNDAFRNWVKEKYESLEVVNREWGTVVWSGEYSAWNELTVPLGGSPHQNPSFLLDFQRFQWDAVVVFQKSQIDILRSTCPRHFITHNFHSYPQRLDLYAVSAELDVAAFDYYPNTSPLKQETTPYSGALSLDLTRGIKRRNFWIMEQLSGSPGCWMPMWRAPYPGFIRAYAWQTIARGADTVVHFRWRSAVAGAEQYWHGLIDHSNVPGRRFAEFSQLCSEVNALGGRLEGTTLNNEVAILHSYEQLAALHIQPQAEGMDYYENIKQYHRAITKLGMGCDVIEWKQPLDGYKVIIAPSLYLLDEETACRLEDFAAAGGTLIITNRSGVKNMNNIGVMQPLPGLLSHAAGVRVDEYDPIGSEMHTVVDAEGQTYTCSQWSDLLTPTTAEPIAWYGDDFYAGIPAVTVNVFGQGEVYYLGTHVEESYWSVLLTNMAEKHKLMHFAGLPDGVQASVRTGESGTFLFLLNLDRKPQTVQLARDYNSLLSGTLRSGQLALEPYGVEILEM from the coding sequence ATGTATAACCAGGTTCAAATCGGCGTTGATTATTACCCAGAGCACTGGGATGAGTCTCTGTGGGAGACCGATATCAGGCTGATGAAGCAGACGGGAGTCAAAGTAGTTCGGGTCGCTGAGTTTGCATGGAGTAGGCTGGAGCCGACAGATGGAGATTTTCAATTGGCTTGGCTGGATAGGGTTATTGATCTTTTTCACCAATACGGTATACAAGTTGTCATTGGAACGCCCACCGCCACTCCACCGCGCTGGCTGACGACGAACTATTCGGATGTGCTTCCGGTATTTGCGGACGGGCGAATTTTTCACCCGGGGGTCCGCGGACACCGTTGTTATAACAGCCCATCGCTACGTGAATATGGAAGCCGAATCACCCGTAAGCTAGGGCAGCATTATAGCGCACATCCGGCTGTTATCGGCTGGCAGACCGACAATGAATTCAGCATGATCGATTGTCACTGTGAGAATTGCAATGATGCGTTCCGTAACTGGGTTAAAGAAAAGTATGAGTCTTTGGAGGTAGTAAACAGGGAATGGGGTACCGTGGTTTGGAGCGGAGAATACAGTGCTTGGAATGAACTCACAGTTCCACTTGGGGGCTCACCGCATCAAAATCCGTCCTTTTTGCTGGATTTTCAACGTTTCCAGTGGGATGCAGTAGTCGTGTTTCAGAAGTCGCAGATTGATATTTTACGCTCGACATGCCCACGGCATTTCATCACCCATAACTTTCATAGTTACCCGCAACGCTTGGATTTGTACGCTGTAAGCGCGGAGCTGGATGTAGCTGCTTTTGACTATTATCCGAACACCTCTCCGCTGAAACAGGAGACCACTCCTTACAGTGGAGCACTTTCCTTGGACTTGACCCGGGGTATTAAGCGCCGAAATTTCTGGATTATGGAGCAGCTCAGCGGTTCTCCGGGCTGTTGGATGCCTATGTGGCGCGCACCTTACCCAGGTTTTATCCGGGCTTACGCCTGGCAGACAATCGCCAGAGGAGCAGATACGGTCGTTCATTTTCGATGGAGAAGTGCAGTCGCCGGAGCGGAACAATATTGGCATGGACTGATCGATCATAGCAACGTCCCAGGCCGTAGGTTTGCAGAGTTCAGCCAGCTATGCAGCGAAGTGAATGCGTTGGGCGGCAGATTGGAAGGAACTACTCTGAACAATGAGGTAGCTATATTGCATTCCTATGAACAGCTGGCAGCGCTGCATATTCAGCCTCAGGCTGAGGGGATGGATTATTATGAGAATATTAAGCAATACCACCGAGCGATCACCAAGCTTGGAATGGGCTGTGATGTTATTGAATGGAAACAACCGTTGGATGGCTATAAGGTAATCATTGCCCCAAGCCTGTACTTATTAGATGAGGAGACTGCCTGTCGGCTGGAGGATTTTGCAGCTGCTGGTGGGACTTTGATCATAACGAACCGCAGCGGCGTCAAAAACATGAACAACATCGGCGTAATGCAACCGCTGCCGGGATTACTCAGCCATGCGGCAGGTGTCCGAGTGGATGAGTACGACCCTATCGGCAGCGAAATGCATACGGTAGTGGATGCAGAAGGACAAACCTATACATGCAGTCAATGGTCTGATCTGTTGACACCTACCACTGCGGAACCTATTGCTTGGTATGGGGACGATTTCTATGCTGGAATTCCAGCCGTTACGGTGAACGTCTTTGGACAAGGAGAGGTCTATTACCTCGGAACCCATGTGGAAGAAAGCTATTGGTCTGTTCTACTAACGAATATGGCCGAGAAGCATAAACTGATGCATTTTGCAGGACTACCCGATGGAGTCCAGGCTTCTGTTCGCACAGGGGAAAGCGGAACATTCCTGTTCCTGCTAAACTTGGACCGCAAGCCGCAAACTGTCCAGTTAGCGCGTGATTACAACAGTCTGCTTTCTGGCACCTTGCGTTCCGGTCAACTGGCGCTCGAGCCTTATGGAGTAGAAATTCTAGAGATGTAA
- a CDS encoding SGNH/GDSL hydrolase family protein codes for MNNNQHKEAGLESVGQSGYTSATVVSTAANFIMNKKEPITHTFRTYIKVRAHGKLDLKLWHSNAVDSTWDMGQEAVGGEPGGIWEIVEAYIADGGTELDGSIIEDTQAAVTFGGHVSRTVAAGKSFWSDEVHLELPDGHYLAFTWTLRTLAPGKSFPYNVEGMLVTAYDAPGSLAAQESAEFFKPSENLLVLPSFIGYKKNVQKKLVFLGDSITQGVRTFKDAYEYWSALIADGLGSDYGVWNIGSGWGRAYDVAAGGPWLHKAKQGDEVMIVLGVNDLDIGQRSAEELLRDLMVIISELRSANPEVSILLTTVPPFNFEGDKEQAWREVNTSILTSPPVGVNRVFDIARVLSMPAPYEHRIRSEYMSGTDDPHPNGAAGQRIAKEFLEWY; via the coding sequence ATGAACAACAACCAACACAAGGAAGCGGGGCTCGAAAGTGTAGGCCAATCCGGTTATACTTCCGCAACGGTCGTTTCGACCGCCGCCAATTTTATTATGAATAAGAAGGAGCCAATCACGCATACCTTCCGAACTTACATAAAGGTTAGGGCGCATGGAAAGCTTGACCTGAAGCTTTGGCATAGCAACGCTGTGGATTCCACATGGGATATGGGGCAGGAGGCCGTCGGAGGCGAACCGGGTGGTATCTGGGAAATTGTAGAGGCATATATAGCAGATGGAGGAACGGAGCTTGACGGCAGTATCATCGAAGATACACAAGCTGCGGTTACCTTTGGAGGTCATGTCTCACGAACGGTTGCAGCCGGGAAAAGCTTCTGGAGCGACGAGGTTCATTTGGAACTGCCCGACGGGCACTATTTAGCGTTCACGTGGACACTTAGAACTCTAGCTCCTGGCAAATCCTTCCCATACAACGTAGAGGGAATGCTAGTAACCGCTTATGATGCACCCGGCAGCCTTGCCGCTCAGGAATCGGCTGAGTTTTTTAAACCGTCGGAGAATCTATTGGTCTTACCGAGCTTTATAGGTTATAAGAAAAATGTGCAGAAAAAGCTGGTGTTTCTGGGAGATTCGATTACACAAGGCGTAAGAACATTTAAGGATGCCTATGAGTACTGGTCAGCCTTGATCGCAGATGGATTGGGTTCGGATTATGGAGTCTGGAATATCGGCTCCGGCTGGGGAAGAGCCTATGACGTAGCTGCCGGAGGACCCTGGCTTCATAAAGCCAAGCAGGGTGATGAGGTAATGATTGTTCTGGGTGTGAATGATTTGGACATTGGTCAGCGTTCGGCTGAGGAGTTGCTTCGTGACTTGATGGTGATTATTTCTGAGTTAAGAAGCGCTAATCCTGAAGTGAGCATTCTGCTTACAACAGTACCTCCGTTCAATTTCGAGGGGGATAAAGAACAGGCGTGGCGGGAAGTAAATACAAGCATTCTCACAAGTCCTCCGGTAGGCGTAAATCGTGTGTTTGATATCGCCCGCGTGCTGTCCATGCCCGCTCCTTATGAACATCGCATCAGATCGGAGTATATGAGCGGCACCGACGATCCGCATCCTAATGGGGCGGCTGGCCAGAGAATTGCAAAGGAATTTCTAGAGTGGTATTGA
- the yicI gene encoding alpha-xylosidase: MKFTDGLWLVRDGISINGAVQNYAVEKTPEGLTAITQTTPITGRAATLNSTLLTVKFHSPLPGVVGIKIIHHDGVQERGPVFELTKGTGDHVEIEETELETVLISGGLRVVISKGTHWAVDFYRGSERITGSGYKSMAYITDQDGNTYMREELDIGVGEYVYGLGERFTPFVKNGQVVDLWNKDGGTSSEQAYKNIPFYVTSKGYGVFVNHPELVSYEIASEKVKKAQFSVAGESLEYFVIEGPTIKEVITKYTSLTGKPALPPAWTFGLWLTTSFTTDYDEATVNSFVEGMAERDLPLHVFHFDCFWMREYQWTDFQWDERVFPDPKGMLGRLKEKGLKICVWINSYIGQRSPLFEEGKKNGYLIKKPNGDVYQTDLWQAGMGIVDFTNPAACEWYAGYLRDLVDMGVDSFKTDFGERIPTDVVYFDGSDPNKMHNYYTQLYNKVVFGVLEEKLGKNEAAVFARSATAGGQQFPVHWGGDCYADYESMAESLRGGLSLGLSGFGFWSHDIGGFENTAPAHVFKRWLAFGLLSSHSRLHGSTSYRVPWAYDDEAVDVTRFFTKLKCSLMPYLYDVAGQAAEHGWASQRAMVMEFPEDPTCEVLDRQYMLGESLLVAPIFQESGDVKYYLPAGRWTHLLSGETVQGGSWRKEKFDFFSLPLFVRPNTLLAIGSIDNRPDYDFAEGVKFSLYSLEDGTATSATVRDLKGAPELTVTAERKGSTLTITAEGSGKEFTFSLKDLGAIASVKGADQMDDTTVKVNAGSKSVSFSIELK; encoded by the coding sequence ATGAAATTTACAGACGGTCTTTGGCTGGTTCGTGACGGAATTTCGATTAACGGAGCCGTACAAAATTATGCTGTGGAAAAGACTCCCGAAGGTTTAACGGCAATTACCCAAACCACTCCTATTACAGGGCGTGCAGCAACTCTGAACTCAACCCTGCTTACTGTAAAATTCCATTCCCCGCTTCCGGGCGTAGTAGGAATCAAGATTATTCACCATGATGGTGTACAAGAACGTGGACCGGTTTTTGAACTGACCAAAGGGACCGGAGATCATGTGGAAATAGAGGAGACTGAGCTGGAGACGGTTCTGATCAGCGGAGGACTGCGCGTCGTAATCAGTAAGGGAACGCATTGGGCAGTAGACTTCTACCGTGGCAGTGAGCGTATTACAGGTAGCGGTTACAAATCGATGGCCTATATCACAGATCAGGACGGAAATACGTACATGCGCGAAGAGCTAGACATTGGCGTAGGCGAGTATGTCTACGGTCTGGGTGAGCGCTTTACCCCTTTTGTAAAGAACGGACAGGTTGTTGATCTCTGGAACAAGGATGGCGGCACCAGCTCCGAGCAGGCCTACAAGAACATTCCTTTCTATGTAACAAGCAAGGGCTATGGCGTATTTGTTAACCATCCTGAGTTAGTGTCGTATGAAATTGCTTCGGAAAAAGTGAAGAAAGCTCAGTTCAGCGTAGCCGGTGAAAGCTTGGAATACTTTGTAATCGAAGGACCTACTATTAAGGAGGTTATCACCAAGTATACTTCCCTAACAGGAAAGCCAGCGCTGCCGCCGGCATGGACTTTTGGACTGTGGCTGACGACTTCGTTTACCACCGACTATGATGAAGCTACTGTGAACTCCTTCGTCGAAGGCATGGCAGAGCGTGATCTGCCACTGCACGTATTCCACTTCGACTGCTTCTGGATGCGTGAATATCAATGGACGGATTTCCAGTGGGATGAGCGCGTATTCCCGGATCCAAAGGGAATGCTGGGACGCCTGAAGGAAAAAGGTCTGAAAATCTGCGTATGGATCAACTCTTATATCGGGCAGCGTTCACCTTTGTTTGAAGAAGGTAAGAAAAATGGTTACCTAATCAAAAAGCCAAACGGTGACGTATATCAAACCGACCTATGGCAAGCGGGAATGGGGATCGTGGACTTCACTAATCCAGCTGCGTGTGAATGGTATGCCGGTTACCTGCGTGACCTAGTGGATATGGGTGTGGACAGCTTCAAAACCGACTTCGGCGAGCGTATCCCAACGGATGTTGTATACTTCGACGGTTCGGATCCGAATAAAATGCATAACTACTACACTCAATTGTACAATAAAGTTGTGTTTGGGGTTCTGGAAGAGAAGCTTGGCAAAAATGAAGCCGCTGTATTCGCACGTTCGGCAACGGCCGGCGGACAGCAGTTCCCGGTTCACTGGGGCGGCGATTGCTACGCGGACTATGAGTCTATGGCAGAAAGCTTGCGCGGCGGCTTGTCGCTCGGCTTGTCCGGCTTTGGCTTCTGGAGCCATGATATCGGCGGCTTTGAGAATACCGCTCCGGCTCATGTCTTCAAACGCTGGCTAGCCTTCGGACTGCTCTCCAGCCACAGTCGTCTGCACGGCAGCACCTCGTACCGGGTGCCTTGGGCTTACGATGACGAAGCTGTGGATGTAACCCGTTTCTTCACCAAGCTCAAATGCAGCTTGATGCCTTACCTGTATGATGTTGCTGGTCAAGCCGCAGAACATGGCTGGGCTTCGCAGCGTGCGATGGTGATGGAATTCCCGGAAGATCCTACTTGCGAAGTGCTGGACCGTCAATACATGCTGGGTGAGTCCTTGCTTGTAGCTCCTATTTTCCAGGAAAGTGGCGATGTGAAGTATTATCTGCCAGCTGGACGCTGGACACATCTTCTTAGTGGAGAAACTGTGCAAGGCGGCTCATGGCGCAAAGAGAAGTTCGACTTCTTCAGTCTGCCACTCTTCGTTCGGCCGAACACCTTGCTGGCTATCGGCAGTATCGACAACCGTCCGGATTATGATTTTGCAGAAGGCGTGAAATTCAGCTTGTATTCACTTGAAGACGGTACTGCAACTTCGGCAACCGTTCGTGATCTGAAAGGTGCTCCAGAATTAACTGTTACCGCTGAGCGTAAGGGTAGTACATTAACAATTACTGCTGAAGGCAGTGGTAAAGAGTTTACCTTCTCACTGAAGGATCTGGGGGCTATTGCATCAGTTAAGGGTGCAGATCAGATGGATGATACAACAGTGAAAGTAAATGCAGGCAGCAAATCCGTATCGTTCAGTATTGAACTGAAATAG
- a CDS encoding AraC family transcriptional regulator — MDRTSQRLLKEDRVHGDVMFPLAAYWVELPAGAPVLDTHWHEEAEFFMLLEGEILFQVDTEYFPVQAGEAIFIESGDIHAAYIQSESPCKFCAIVFHPDLLASAQYDAIQQNTILPLQEKRQSFPRHIKPDIPWQQELLRHLERMMMAYDTKMPGYEAFMKGSLLIMLSQIAVEGRSVNHSQSDDADTTKINRLKKIILYIQENYREPIRTHDLSELIPMSEGQFCRFFKAMTRKTPVDYINSYRIRQAADLLQQSERKISDIALEVGFDNVSYFIKVFRKAMKCSPSEFRKGAGQSAVMGQLHS; from the coding sequence ATGGATCGAACTTCCCAACGTTTGCTAAAAGAAGACCGGGTGCATGGCGATGTTATGTTTCCTCTAGCTGCCTATTGGGTTGAACTCCCGGCCGGGGCTCCTGTTCTCGATACGCATTGGCACGAGGAAGCAGAGTTTTTCATGCTGCTGGAAGGAGAAATCCTATTTCAGGTGGATACCGAATACTTTCCGGTACAGGCCGGTGAAGCTATCTTTATCGAATCCGGTGATATACATGCCGCTTATATACAGAGCGAGTCTCCCTGCAAATTCTGTGCCATAGTCTTTCACCCTGATCTATTAGCCAGTGCCCAATATGATGCGATACAGCAGAATACAATTTTGCCGCTACAGGAGAAACGTCAAAGCTTCCCCCGCCATATTAAGCCCGATATTCCATGGCAGCAGGAGCTTCTCCGCCATTTAGAGCGCATGATGATGGCATACGATACTAAAATGCCCGGATATGAAGCTTTTATGAAAGGCTCCCTTCTTATTATGCTATCGCAAATCGCCGTAGAAGGACGTTCCGTAAACCATAGTCAGTCCGATGACGCTGATACCACCAAGATTAATCGTCTCAAAAAAATCATTCTCTACATTCAGGAGAATTACCGCGAACCTATCCGAACGCACGATTTATCCGAACTGATCCCGATGAGTGAAGGACAATTCTGCCGCTTCTTCAAAGCAATGACTCGTAAAACACCGGTGGATTATATCAATTCCTACCGAATCCGCCAGGCTGCCGATTTACTTCAGCAAAGTGAACGAAAAATATCCGACATCGCACTCGAGGTCGGATTTGATAACGTAAGCTATTTCATTAAAGTGTTCCGCAAAGCCATGAAATGCTCCCCCTCCGAATTCAGGAAGGGGGCAGGGCAATCGGCCGTCATGGGACAGCTGCACTCTTAA
- a CDS encoding radical SAM/SPASM domain-containing protein — MKTFKKVYIEITSVCNLACSFCPQTVRQKNFMKLDTFNTILDEIKPHSNHIYLHVKGEPLLHPKIGELLDAAHAKGFKVNITTNGTLIHKAGPKIIGKPALRQMNFSLHSFDGHEGSENREGYLAEIISFVKEASAQGVIVSFRLWNLTEDNRTNLEKKRNRETLAVLEEAFNLDFNIDEKVVPGSGVKIAERIYLNQDHEFRWPSLEEPEDDGKGFCHALRGQAAVLVDGTVVPCCLDGEGVINLGNIHKTPFSEIVEGERANNLFYGFSRREAVEELCRKCGYRQRFGT, encoded by the coding sequence TTGAAAACTTTTAAAAAGGTATACATCGAGATTACAAGCGTCTGCAACCTGGCCTGCAGCTTTTGTCCGCAAACCGTTAGGCAGAAGAATTTCATGAAGCTCGATACGTTTAATACCATACTAGATGAAATTAAGCCGCATAGTAACCATATTTACCTTCATGTTAAAGGCGAGCCGCTGCTTCATCCCAAGATTGGGGAACTGCTGGATGCCGCTCATGCCAAGGGCTTCAAGGTCAACATTACCACCAATGGAACGCTGATTCATAAAGCGGGACCCAAGATTATCGGCAAGCCGGCTTTGCGTCAGATGAACTTTTCTCTGCACAGCTTTGACGGGCATGAAGGATCCGAGAACCGCGAGGGGTATTTGGCTGAGATCATTTCTTTTGTAAAAGAAGCATCTGCACAGGGGGTTATTGTTTCTTTCCGGTTATGGAATCTTACGGAGGACAACCGGACGAACTTGGAGAAGAAACGTAACCGGGAGACCTTGGCGGTTCTGGAGGAAGCTTTTAACCTGGACTTTAATATTGATGAGAAGGTCGTTCCGGGCAGTGGTGTCAAAATTGCAGAACGAATCTACCTCAATCAGGATCATGAATTCAGGTGGCCGAGCCTAGAGGAGCCGGAAGATGACGGCAAGGGCTTTTGCCATGCACTTCGCGGTCAAGCAGCGGTACTGGTCGACGGTACGGTGGTACCGTGTTGTCTGGATGGTGAGGGCGTAATTAACCTTGGGAACATCCACAAGACGCCATTCTCCGAGATTGTTGAAGGGGAGCGGGCCAATAATCTGTTCTACGGATTTTCCCGAAGAGAAGCCGTGGAGGAATTATGCCGTAAATGTGGGTACCGACAGCGGTTTGGGACTTAA
- a CDS encoding Gfo/Idh/MocA family protein produces the protein MSIRFGVVGTNWITDRFVQAGLENEEFILTAVYSRTEEKGQSFAAKYAGAAIYTNLEEMVSSSDVDAVYIASPNSMHAEQAIICLNHGKHVICEKPIASNSAELKRMMEAARNNDVLLMEALKSTFMPNFRIVKDNLYKIGRVRRYFASYCQYSSRYDAFRQGTVLNAFNPAYSNGSLMDLGIYCLYPMVALFGKPESVQATGVLLSSGVDGEGSMVMRYSDMDAVVMHSKIADSYLSAEIQGENGTIVIDKINQPYEVKIHYRDGTIEELTQPQVFESMYYEIEEFITLLKNGERESGINSHANSLAVAEVMEEARAQIGLRYTSDL, from the coding sequence ATGTCAATTCGATTCGGGGTTGTAGGAACAAACTGGATTACAGACCGCTTCGTTCAAGCCGGCCTGGAGAATGAGGAATTTATCCTGACTGCAGTGTACTCCCGTACGGAAGAAAAGGGACAATCATTTGCTGCTAAATATGCAGGAGCTGCTATTTACACTAACCTAGAAGAGATGGTGTCCAGCAGTGATGTGGACGCAGTATATATTGCCAGCCCTAACTCCATGCACGCAGAGCAGGCCATCATCTGCCTGAATCATGGGAAGCATGTGATCTGTGAGAAGCCTATCGCTTCCAACAGCGCAGAACTGAAAAGAATGATGGAGGCCGCGCGGAATAATGATGTGTTACTGATGGAGGCTTTGAAATCCACCTTCATGCCTAACTTTAGAATTGTGAAGGACAACCTGTATAAAATCGGGCGTGTTCGGCGCTATTTTGCAAGCTACTGTCAATACTCTTCTCGTTATGATGCATTTCGGCAGGGAACGGTGTTAAATGCTTTCAATCCTGCTTATTCTAATGGCTCACTAATGGATCTGGGCATCTATTGTCTGTATCCGATGGTAGCACTTTTCGGCAAGCCGGAATCCGTTCAGGCAACGGGTGTTTTGTTGTCCTCGGGAGTAGATGGAGAGGGAAGTATGGTAATGCGTTATTCAGACATGGATGCCGTTGTTATGCATTCCAAGATTGCTGATTCCTATTTGTCCGCAGAGATTCAGGGTGAGAACGGTACAATCGTTATCGATAAAATTAATCAGCCTTATGAGGTGAAAATACATTACCGTGACGGAACAATTGAGGAGTTAACTCAGCCGCAAGTATTTGAATCCATGTATTATGAGATTGAGGAATTCATCACGTTGCTTAAGAACGGTGAACGGGAGAGCGGGATTAACAGTCATGCCAACTCTTTGGCAGTAGCTGAGGTTATGGAAGAAGCCAGAGCACAAATCGGACTCCGCTATACCTCTGATCTTTAG
- the thrC gene encoding threonine synthase gives MKYISTRGNVEAKGFIDTVLMGLADDGGLMIPSEIPIISAATLEEWRSLSYQELFLKIFSYYTNDEIPYEDLKEMVYTSYANFRAPEVTPVHPINDSLYVLELFHGPTFAFKDVALQFMGELYSYISKKQNKIIHILGATSGDTGAAAIQGVRGKEGIKICILHPHGKVSKVQELQMTTVDDSNVLNLSVKGNFDDCQKVIKDLFADLDFKSKYHLRAINSINFVRILAQTVYYFYAYLQVEGSADKKINISVPSGNFGNIFSGYLAKKMGLPINKLIIATNENNILERFVNTGEYKPGDFTSTYSPSMDIQVASNFERYLYYLIGEDTEKLSAYMSALQSDGKITIEGETLQQVQSDFAALGVKNELCLDTISKYQKAHGYLLDPHTACGIAAYEAFNGPDELGITFATAHPAKFDEAIALIDIKQEFPEEIEALFLMPQHQTVVDHNKDEIVQLLKFFYEVN, from the coding sequence ATGAAGTATATAAGCACAAGAGGCAATGTGGAAGCTAAGGGCTTTATTGATACTGTCTTAATGGGGTTGGCCGATGACGGTGGATTGATGATTCCCTCCGAGATTCCGATAATTTCAGCAGCTACTTTGGAAGAGTGGAGAAGCCTGAGTTATCAGGAGTTGTTCCTGAAGATTTTCTCCTATTACACGAACGACGAGATTCCCTATGAGGATTTAAAAGAAATGGTATACACCAGTTATGCCAATTTCCGTGCACCGGAAGTAACGCCTGTTCATCCAATCAACGATTCTTTATATGTATTGGAATTATTCCATGGCCCTACCTTTGCGTTCAAGGATGTAGCGCTGCAATTTATGGGTGAATTATATTCTTATATCTCCAAAAAGCAGAACAAAATCATCCACATTCTCGGCGCAACCTCGGGTGATACCGGAGCAGCAGCCATTCAAGGTGTTCGCGGCAAGGAAGGAATCAAGATCTGTATCCTGCATCCGCATGGCAAGGTGAGCAAGGTGCAAGAGCTGCAAATGACAACTGTTGATGATAGCAACGTTTTGAATTTGTCGGTAAAAGGCAACTTTGACGATTGCCAAAAGGTGATCAAGGATCTGTTCGCGGATCTGGACTTTAAGAGCAAATACCACCTTCGGGCGATTAATTCAATTAACTTTGTGCGTATATTGGCGCAGACGGTTTATTACTTCTATGCTTACCTGCAGGTTGAGGGAAGTGCAGACAAGAAGATTAATATCAGTGTACCTTCCGGTAACTTTGGTAATATCTTTTCAGGATATCTCGCGAAAAAAATGGGGCTTCCGATCAACAAACTGATCATCGCCACAAACGAAAACAATATTCTGGAACGTTTTGTGAATACCGGAGAATACAAGCCTGGCGATTTTACAAGCACATACAGTCCTTCAATGGATATTCAGGTGGCGAGCAACTTTGAACGGTATCTGTATTATCTAATTGGCGAAGATACCGAGAAGCTGTCCGCGTATATGTCTGCCCTGCAGAGTGACGGCAAAATCACTATCGAAGGTGAAACCCTTCAACAGGTTCAATCGGACTTTGCAGCACTCGGCGTAAAAAATGAGCTGTGCCTCGATACCATCAGCAAATACCAGAAGGCTCACGGATATCTCCTTGACCCGCATACTGCCTGTGGCATCGCGGCTTATGAAGCCTTTAACGGCCCGGATGAGTTGGGAATTACCTTTGCGACTGCACATCCTGCTAAATTTGATGAAGCCATTGCCCTAATCGATATTAAGCAGGAGTTCCCGGAGGAAATTGAAGCATTGTTCTTGATGCCTCAGCACCAGACGGTGGTAGATCACAACAAGGATGAGATCGTACAACTGCTGAAGTTTTTTTATGAAGTAAATTAG